One window from the genome of Spirosoma rhododendri encodes:
- a CDS encoding MarR family winged helix-turn-helix transcriptional regulator has product MDVVSECKVGSGEKSGTRFSACLLFSANALARAITAIGDEEFGRVGLSYSHAYLLSEVISQPGITPSELSDTLYLTPSTITRLVEKLEQKQLVRRESEGKKTLIQPTKAGEALQADINEAWGRVGQRYAAAIGETNVCQLTKQVFQAAKALTGDE; this is encoded by the coding sequence ATGGACGTAGTGAGTGAATGCAAAGTTGGGAGTGGAGAGAAGAGCGGAACCCGGTTCAGTGCCTGTCTGCTTTTTTCGGCAAACGCACTGGCGCGGGCAATCACGGCCATCGGCGATGAAGAGTTTGGTCGGGTGGGGCTGTCGTATTCGCACGCCTACCTGCTGTCGGAAGTAATCAGTCAGCCGGGCATTACGCCCTCTGAATTAAGTGATACGCTGTACCTGACGCCATCAACGATCACGCGGCTGGTGGAAAAACTGGAGCAGAAGCAACTCGTCCGGCGGGAGTCGGAAGGTAAGAAAACGCTGATCCAGCCAACTAAAGCAGGTGAAGCGCTCCAGGCGGATATCAACGAAGCCTGGGGTCGGGTGGGGCAACGGTACGCAGCGGCCATCGGTGAAACGAATGTCTGTCAGTTAACCAAGCAGGTGTTTCAGGCGGCAAAAGCGTTGACCGGTGATGAATAG
- a CDS encoding SDR family NAD(P)-dependent oxidoreductase: MGIKRAVITGANSGIGLATAKALAVRSFDLVLICRNEKRGQAALADVKAANPNVQVDLITADLGDLNSVRQAAADIRKRYDRLDVLLNNAGYTPASIEFAPDGTELSFFSSHVGHFVLTHELLDLMKKTAARTGDVRIINLSSAAHAFGSKARFFRHIDNLSTWAAYGDDKLANVLFTKGLATHLSGTGITAYSVHPGAVRTSFGSDTPGFIGQALKLAGPLMRSPEKGAQTSVFLASAPLKTIGESNNGAYFADSRPKKTANRDVTDANAEWLWTKSMAYVEEV; the protein is encoded by the coding sequence ATGGGTATTAAACGAGCAGTAATTACAGGGGCTAATTCGGGTATTGGCCTGGCTACGGCGAAAGCGCTGGCCGTTCGGTCGTTTGATCTGGTGCTGATCTGTCGAAACGAAAAGCGGGGACAAGCTGCATTGGCTGATGTAAAAGCCGCAAATCCAAACGTGCAGGTTGATCTGATAACGGCCGATTTGGGGGATCTAAACTCCGTTCGGCAGGCAGCGGCCGACATTCGGAAACGTTACGACCGACTCGACGTGTTGCTCAACAACGCAGGCTACACACCGGCATCGATCGAGTTTGCCCCCGATGGTACGGAGTTGTCGTTTTTCTCCAGCCACGTTGGGCACTTCGTCCTGACGCACGAGCTGCTCGATCTGATGAAGAAGACGGCGGCTAGAACAGGCGACGTGCGGATTATCAATCTCTCGTCGGCTGCGCATGCGTTCGGCAGTAAGGCCCGCTTCTTCCGCCACATCGACAACCTCTCGACCTGGGCCGCCTATGGCGATGATAAGCTGGCGAATGTACTGTTTACGAAAGGGTTGGCCACCCATCTGTCCGGCACTGGCATAACGGCTTATTCGGTGCATCCGGGCGCAGTGCGAACCAGTTTCGGCAGCGACACGCCCGGGTTTATCGGGCAGGCACTCAAACTGGCAGGTCCTCTGATGCGATCACCGGAAAAGGGTGCCCAGACGTCCGTTTTTCTGGCTTCGGCCCCACTCAAAACGATTGGTGAATCGAACAACGGTGCTTATTTCGCCGACAGCCGCCCGAAGAAGACGGCAAACCGCGACGTCACCGACGCCAACGCCGAATGGCTGTGGACAAAGTCAATGGCCTATGTGGAGGAGGTTTGA
- a CDS encoding porin family protein: MNPFWHTNLSALVLTGLTTVSVLGQSAPPNRQQALYDQYNGISHRSTGVKPVTKQKQPVVGQPRPESAPAPVETDSRTEEAAMPVVHISERTRVRIGARGGVLTPVLTGNNRYSAGTDFIGGVMLVVGSGRVQFQPEVNYSRTAFRSRFLGNGIARSAVDQVVVPLLARLSFGPVTGTQVYINAGPYSAYETSNSVNGLKIPFDRDEQRLSYGAAAGVGLAVRTGPGHIGLDVRGRYQLTSTTPAGSEARSSALYTEATLSYLYPLGRRR, translated from the coding sequence ATGAATCCGTTCTGGCACACCAATTTGTCGGCACTAGTTCTAACAGGTCTGACCACCGTTTCGGTGCTGGGGCAATCGGCTCCGCCCAACCGGCAGCAGGCTTTGTACGATCAATACAACGGCATCAGTCACCGATCGACCGGGGTCAAACCGGTGACGAAGCAAAAACAGCCTGTTGTCGGGCAGCCGCGCCCGGAATCAGCGCCTGCGCCCGTCGAAACTGACAGCCGGACTGAGGAAGCTGCGATGCCTGTTGTGCACATCTCCGAGCGGACACGGGTACGCATCGGGGCGCGGGGTGGTGTGCTGACGCCCGTTCTGACGGGAAACAACCGGTATTCCGCCGGAACGGACTTTATCGGTGGCGTGATGCTGGTGGTGGGTAGTGGACGGGTGCAGTTTCAACCCGAAGTAAACTATAGCCGTACCGCCTTCCGAAGCCGGTTTCTGGGAAACGGCATCGCCCGGTCGGCCGTCGATCAGGTTGTTGTACCGTTGCTGGCCCGGCTATCGTTTGGTCCCGTTACGGGTACTCAGGTGTATATCAATGCCGGTCCGTACAGTGCGTATGAAACGAGTAACAGTGTAAATGGCTTAAAAATACCGTTCGACCGCGACGAGCAGCGGCTTAGTTACGGGGCAGCAGCCGGGGTCGGTCTGGCCGTTCGTACCGGGCCGGGCCATATTGGTCTTGATGTGCGGGGACGCTATCAGCTAACCAGCACGACACCGGCAGGCAGCGAGGCCCGTTCCAGTGCTCTCTACACGGAAGCCACCCTGAGCTATCTGTATCCGCTCGGCCGACGACGCTGA
- a CDS encoding S8 family peptidase → MKRYGIGLVAVCWYLLTPALLSAQTRINATDWPYLDPKADSVAGISLNKAYDLLKGRPSVPVTVGVLDSGVDLEHPDLRSVLWTNPNEQPGNGTDDDKNGYVDDVHGWNFLGAPDGTTYEYDQPEITQTYLLLRGKYDNANRASLSPTEQRQYDTYQQAKKLFLPRYKAALPQLLAFTDTARFWQTANQLATLLPDSVTSQAAIRSANIGTDSVAVAVRQTLARAYQPPYGSFANYLNLVRQHFDRFMLIAGGEALIAYNPAYNARQSVGDNPADLTERYYGNPAVVIGKSAELGLHGSHVAGIIGATRGNGIGIDGVADNVRIMSVAVVPANGDERDKDIANGIRYAVDNGAKVLNMSFGKRLSPFKEQVDAAIRYALDHDVIIVHAAGNNGEDLDKTTNYPSATDEQGRRAPNVLTVGNSTRYLNNRLAASSSNYSLNQVDLFAPGTDINSTVPHNQYAVFSGTSMSAPHVAGVAALIRSYFPQLTAVQVCNILRESTHRPTLVVNRPGRSGDLTPFSTLSQTGGLLNAAAAVQLAIDRTRQP, encoded by the coding sequence ATGAAACGATACGGTATCGGCCTGGTTGCGGTTTGCTGGTACCTGCTAACCCCGGCCCTACTATCGGCGCAGACGCGGATCAACGCCACTGACTGGCCGTACCTCGACCCGAAGGCCGATTCTGTTGCGGGCATCAGCCTGAACAAAGCGTATGATCTGCTAAAAGGCCGCCCGTCTGTGCCCGTTACGGTGGGTGTCCTCGATTCGGGCGTCGACCTTGAGCACCCCGATCTGCGGTCCGTACTTTGGACAAATCCGAATGAACAGCCGGGCAACGGCACCGACGACGATAAAAACGGCTACGTCGATGATGTGCACGGCTGGAATTTTCTGGGTGCTCCCGACGGCACGACTTACGAGTACGATCAGCCCGAGATTACGCAGACCTACCTGCTGCTGCGCGGTAAATACGACAACGCAAACCGGGCGTCGCTATCGCCAACGGAGCAACGGCAGTACGATACTTACCAGCAGGCTAAGAAGCTGTTTTTACCCCGCTACAAAGCCGCCCTGCCCCAGTTGCTGGCCTTCACCGACACGGCCCGGTTTTGGCAAACCGCCAATCAACTGGCCACGCTCCTGCCCGACTCGGTCACGTCTCAAGCCGCCATTCGCTCGGCAAACATCGGCACCGACTCCGTAGCTGTAGCGGTTCGGCAAACGTTGGCCCGTGCTTATCAGCCGCCCTACGGTTCGTTTGCCAATTACCTGAATCTGGTGCGGCAACACTTCGATCGGTTCATGCTCATTGCCGGTGGCGAAGCCCTGATTGCGTACAATCCAGCCTATAACGCCCGGCAGTCGGTTGGCGACAATCCGGCAGATTTAACCGAACGCTACTATGGTAACCCGGCGGTTGTAATCGGTAAGTCAGCCGAACTGGGGCTGCACGGTAGCCACGTGGCGGGTATCATCGGGGCCACTCGTGGCAATGGTATCGGTATCGACGGGGTGGCCGACAATGTCCGGATTATGTCGGTAGCGGTGGTTCCGGCCAACGGCGATGAACGCGATAAAGACATCGCCAACGGCATTCGGTACGCCGTCGACAATGGGGCGAAAGTGTTGAATATGAGTTTCGGCAAGCGCTTGTCGCCGTTTAAAGAGCAGGTTGATGCCGCCATTCGCTACGCCCTCGATCACGACGTAATCATTGTTCACGCGGCTGGCAACAACGGCGAAGACCTCGACAAAACAACCAATTATCCCTCAGCTACCGACGAGCAGGGCCGACGCGCCCCCAACGTACTGACCGTTGGGAACAGCACCCGATACCTGAATAATCGGCTAGCGGCTTCGTCGTCTAACTACAGCCTGAATCAGGTTGATCTGTTTGCGCCGGGCACCGATATCAACTCAACCGTACCGCACAACCAATACGCCGTTTTTTCGGGAACGAGTATGTCCGCTCCGCACGTGGCGGGGGTCGCGGCCCTGATTCGCTCTTATTTCCCGCAGTTGACAGCCGTTCAGGTTTGTAACATCCTGCGGGAAAGCACACACCGCCCCACGCTGGTGGTAAATCGCCCCGGCCGTTCGGGCGATCTGACGCCGTTCAGTACCCTGAGTCAGACGGGTGGTTTGCTCAACGCGGCAGCTGCCGTTCAACTCGCCATCGACCGAACGCGACAGCCGTAA
- a CDS encoding type 1 periplasmic-binding domain-containing protein, whose amino-acid sequence MNRITLLLFVLLNTLACQSTKDLIAPGAGLIGSWQYVERGYSPGAGYIVDQIPRKPIQRIDFLADNTVLTSKIDDQFFSSARTYRIDSLQRGAVRVAYVSLFDAAGKLLGLQMGVGIRNDTLRLSPPCIEGCHSAFVRLRN is encoded by the coding sequence ATGAACCGGATTACGCTCCTGCTGTTTGTGCTGCTGAATACACTCGCCTGTCAGTCAACGAAGGATCTGATTGCGCCCGGTGCGGGGCTGATTGGGTCGTGGCAATACGTGGAGCGGGGCTATTCACCGGGTGCGGGCTATATCGTCGATCAGATACCCCGAAAACCTATTCAGCGGATCGATTTTTTGGCAGATAATACGGTACTGACCTCGAAAATCGATGATCAGTTCTTCTCGTCAGCTCGTACATACCGCATCGATTCATTACAGCGAGGAGCAGTACGTGTGGCTTACGTGTCGCTGTTCGATGCAGCAGGTAAATTGCTTGGTTTGCAGATGGGGGTAGGTATTCGCAACGACACACTCCGGTTGTCACCACCCTGTATCGAAGGATGCCATTCCGCATTTGTGCGGCTACGCAACTAG
- a CDS encoding MaoC family dehydratase, translating into MQPGDTYSHEYQFSQDDVRRFAELTGDDNPLHLDAEYAAQTPFKRPIMHGMLSASVFAKVFGRDFGGTGGVHLSQLLEFVRPMYPDTSYEARFKCESIDTRRHTAEISCTVVDPSTGKVTLRGTGVVFHKDMFS; encoded by the coding sequence ATGCAACCGGGCGATACGTACAGCCACGAATACCAGTTCTCGCAGGACGACGTCCGGCGGTTTGCCGAACTAACCGGCGACGATAATCCGCTCCACCTCGATGCGGAGTATGCTGCGCAGACGCCGTTCAAACGCCCGATCATGCACGGAATGCTGAGTGCCAGCGTATTTGCTAAAGTGTTTGGGCGCGATTTCGGCGGAACGGGTGGGGTGCACCTGTCGCAGTTACTGGAATTTGTCCGGCCTATGTACCCCGACACGTCGTACGAAGCGCGGTTCAAGTGTGAATCCATCGACACGCGCCGACACACGGCCGAAATCAGCTGCACGGTTGTTGATCCGTCAACGGGCAAAGTGACATTGCGCGGTACGGGGGTCGTGTTTCACAAAGACATGTTCAGCTAG